Genomic segment of Candidatus Manganitrophaceae bacterium:
CTGGCATTACAAGCCCTCCTCAAACAAGGGCTGACTCACCACGAGGCGGTTCACCGGATTGGGGGCCTTTGGGGAAACCTCTATTTTAAATCTGTGAGGGAGGGAAATACTCCCGATGAGTGGACCTATACAAAAGAACTCACGGCGATGATTAACGAATCAGAACAAGCCTCTTCGTAACGATCCGGCACACCCGTCTAAGCCTCCATGGCTGCGTTGCTGTGGTGCTCGAATCCTCATGCGTCTTCCTCCGATTAACACCCCTTACAACCGTTTAACCCGACCGAACCTCCTATTTGTTTGTAAAACCCCGCCTGGTCAGGGCGGGGTTCTTTTGTTTTATAACAACTGGTGGTTCTTGAATTCCAGGAATCGGACGACCACCTCTCCTTCATCGCATGAAATGATCCGTCGGGTTCCGGGAAGATAGGCCCCGCCCAGCTCAAAGGGCCGGTCGGTGAAGCATTCCGTATCGGTGAGCTTTCCGTCACCTGAGAAATAATAGACGGCATACTGGGTCGTGAGAGATTTTCCGTCTTTTGTCTCCATGGCTTCCTGGATATTAATCGTAAATTGAACATGCTTCATTTTTCGCTGGATCTGCTGAATCCGGTCATTCTTGATCCGGTAGCGTGAGTTCATCCCATCGCCGTGAATAATAATCTGACGTCCAAGGGGGTGCGTGTCTTCTTCCGCAAAGGTCAGGGTATATCTTCCATCGGACTCTTCAAAAGAGCGCGAGGCGCGATGCACCGCCATCATCCCGATCTGGTTTTTGGCCCACTTTTCAAGGTCCTCTTTATCGGAAGGGACCTCAAGGCTGACCTCGACCTCTTTCGGTGATTTTATTTTGACCTTGCCCTTATATTCGGTCCCATTATCATTGACGATCAGGTCTGCGCTAAATCCGGGGAAATCATCTCCCCAACGGGAGGTCTTCTCAAAGGCCTGCCGCAGAAGGGCCTTTGCCGCCGGGTCATCCTGAACATCTGTTTCTGTTTTTGTACGTTCGTAAAGCTCCATGATGTTCCTCCTGTTTAATGTTATATTTTCGTCGGATTATAGGGGCAATCCTTTCTCAAGGCAAGGCCTGAGAAGGGGACATAATATCAAACTGTAACTTCTGATGCGCTTCGCGCAAGGCGGCTTCGACCTGGTTCGGCGTTTCCCCCAAAGCAAAGATGAAGCCCAAATAGCTTCTTCCTTCGGGCAGGGGGATGACGTTTTGTCCCAGGAGAAGGGTGATCGTGATTTCTTCGATACCCTGAACCTTCTTTGCCGCCTCAAGTCCGTAAACCTCTTTTAGAACCCCGGCTTTCGGAACGGGGATCATCATCACGCCTGTGGCCACTTCCCGGCGTTTGAGGGACTGAATCGGCATAAGCAAGGCCTGTCGGAGGATGATCTCTTCCAAGGAAAGCCCTGTGCCGAAGCGCAGTGTCCGGGAACAGAGTCCTCCGATGGATCGGGCGGCGATTTCGATAATTGCGGGGCCTTTGTCGTTCACACGGATCTCTGCATGAATCGGCCCCTCACTCAGGCCAAGCGCTTTGCATCCTTTTTGAGTACAGGCGATAATCTCTTCCTGAATCTCAGGCGGGAGGCGGGAGGGGGTAATGTAGATCGTCTCCTCAAAAAAAGGACCGGTCAGGGGATCGGGTTTGTCGAAGAGGGCCAGGCAGGAGAGTTGCTTATTCCGGAGCAAACCCTCCAGGGCGACTTCTACACCGGGAATATATTCTTCGATCAGGATCTTTTCTGCGGCCGCGCCCCCTTGTTTTTTGACTTGCGGGTCTTTTAAAAACTTTTTGAGAAAGAGGAAGGCCTGGATCAGTTCTTTTCGATTATCTGCCCGGATCACTCCCCGGCTGGCAGAGAGAAAAGTGGGTTTCAAGACCAGCGGAAAATCGATCTCAGGCGCGAGTTCTTCCGGATCTGTTTCAATAGAATAGATCTGAAAAGAGGGTGTGGGGACGTTGTGGGACAGGAGGCATTTTCGGAGCGCTTCCTTGTCTTTTGCCATCGCGGTTGCAGCAATAGGATTGTGCGGGAGAGAAAGCGCGCCTGAAATCATGGAGGCCAGAACAGTCGCATCCTCATCGGCGGAGACGACCGCCTGAAAGGGGTATTTTTTAGAAAAAAGGACTGCCTTTTCGAGGGATCGTTCCAGGTCAGGAAAGTCGAGGGTGAGCATTCTTCCGGGGACGATCCCTTCCAGGGTTTGTCGTTTGTCACAAGCCGTAATGATTTCGACACCGATCTCTGCGGCGGCCTTCAGGAAGTCCGCCGCCCGATAGGAACGGCTCGGAATGAGGAGGAGGAGACGGTCCATTACCTTCCTGAAGGGCATTTTCCGGTCGCGGGCTATTTCCCCGGTGTGAAGTAGGGGTTTTCCCCCCCTGCGTGATCAGTAACGTCCAGAACTTCCTGGATTTCCGGGATGGCCTTCTTGATGGCAACGACCACGCCTTGTTTTAAAGTGACATCGGCCATGCCGCATCCCTGGCAGCCGCCGCCGAGCTGGATATAGGCAATGTTCTCTTTGACGTCGACCAGGCTGATCATTCCGCCATGGGAGGCGATGGCAGGATTGATCTCCTCGTCGAGTACCTTCTGGACTGCTTTGGCTTCGGGAGAAGTAAGATTCGCCGGGGTATCCGGAAGGGTTGTTTCAGGCATAACAACCTTGGGGTTGTCTACCTTGAACCCGGTCTTATCCAGATTATTGATGAAATCTACCTTTACATCCTCGAGGAAGGAGGCATTCTTCGATTCCATATAGATCTGGATGCCTGCGGCATCGACCGAGACGTCTCCGGCCTCTTCCTTCCCTTCTTCGACAAAAGAGAGGGCATATTCCACGTTCGGAAGAATCCCTTTTGTCGTCAGCCGTACCCCTTTGATCTTTTTCTGGAATTGGGTCGCCTGATCTTTTACCAGGGTGTCGATTCTCTTTCTTGCGATGTCAGTGACCTGAATCATGTCTGAAGATCTCCTTCCCCTTTGGACAGATACGTGCCGTAATTGGCGTGTACGGGTGATGATTGCCCCGTGTCCCACTTACTTTATGATCCGAGAACATATAGTAACATGGGTTCGCGGATGGGGTCAATTTCGATGGAGTGACACTTTAGGAGATTGACATCCCTGCCCCCCGTTTATATAGTGATATATATGTTACAGAGGCAGGATCTTGTCTATATCAAACAGGCTCTAGGCCTCGCGCGGCGGGGCTATGGAAAGGCCTCTCCGAATCCGATGGTTGGCGCGGTTCTTGTGCTGAAAGGTGTCGTTGTCGGAAAAGGGGTCCATGCGGGTCCGGGGAAGCCGCATGCCGAGGTTCTGGCGCTGGCCCAGGCGGGGAGGCATTCCTTAGGCGCGACGCTCTATACCAATCTGGAGCCCTGCTGTCATACCCAAAAAAGGACTCCGCCTTGTACCAAGGCAATTATTCAGAGCGGTGTTCGGAGGGTGGTGGCCTCAATGTCCGATCCCAATCCCCTTGTCCTTGGAAAGGGCTTTTTGACCCTTCGTGAATCCGGTATTGAAGTCAGCGAAGGCCTGATGCGCCTAGAGGCCGAGCGGCTCAATGCGGCTTTTATCAAGTACATGACCACGCAAAAACCGCTGGTCATCCTAAAAGCGGCGATGACGCTTGATGGGCGGATTGCGACGGGAAAAGGAGAGTCGCGTTGGATTACGGGTGAGGCGGCACGGAAGGAAGTGCATCGCCTCAGAGCAGGTGTGGATGCGGTGATGATTGGGGTCGGAACGCTTCTGGCAGATGACCCGATGTTGACCGTGCATGCTCAGCGTGCCAGGAATCCCTTGCGCGTTGTGATTGACCCTTCTTTAAAAACGCCCTTGAAATCCAGGGTGCTGACTTCTCTCAAGGAGGCCGAAACACTTTTGTTGACCACATCCGCTGCCCCGGTGAAAAAGGTGGATAAACTCAGAGCGATGGGAGTTGGTATTCTCTCCCTTCCTTTAAAAAAGGGAGAGATTCCCTTCAAGTTGATCTTGAAGGCCCTGGGGAAAAGGGGGATCACGAGTGTTCTTGTCGAGGGAGGAGGCCGAGTCAACGGGATTGCCCTTCGTTCTGGAGAGGTTGATCGGCTTGTCTTCTATGTTGCACCCAAACTATTGTGCGGAGGGGATGCCGGAGCCGTGGTTTCCGGACGGTCCATCCCGCGCCTCTCTGACGCGATCGAACTGGATCATTTTAAGATAGGCCGGGTAGGAGAGGATCTAAGGATAGAAGCTGATATTAAAAAAGGGCTGCGACCGCAGGAACAGGGCCCGGGAGGGAAAAGTTGAGGCATTCGTTGAGTCATTCAGTGGCAAAAATCAGAAGGATGTTTTTGGCCGTTTTTGGGGTGGTTATGATCTGGGGTCTGTTGTCTGGATCATTGCTTTATGCCGGAGAGGCCGGGCGGTCGGACGCGGTCCATCAGGACGAGCATATGAATCTGCTGGTGCAGCAGTTTATGCTCTCTCAGGATGCGCAACAGTCTGACCGTCTGTTGAAAGAGATCAAGGAGACGGAAGGGGTCACGGTTGAAAAACTGGAGAACTTGATTGAAAATGGGGTGCTGTATCCACCTGATCCCGCAGTGGGCTCACTTCACCGTTCGGTCCGCATTGGCGGGAGGAAAATGGGCTATGCCCTCTATGTTCCGGAGAATTATGACCCGGCGCAGGCCTACCCCCTGATCGTCTGCCTGCATGGTGCCGGTTTTATGGGAGATTCCTACCTGGACCGCTGGAAGACGCGGCTGGGGGAGAAATCCATTCTTGTTTGTCCGACCCTTCAGATGGGTCCCTGGTGGTCGCCGCTGGGAGAGAAACTTGTTCTGGCTGTGATGAATGCCGTCCAGGCAAAATATCATGTGGATCCAAACCGGATTTCTCTGACCGGTATGTCCAACGGAGCGATCGGGACCTATCTGATCGGTATCTTTAATGCCTCCCGGTTTTCAGCCATTTCTCCGATGGCGGGTGGCATTCCGGAGGAAATCTTTCCTTTTCTAAAGAACCTGATTTCAACCGGTATCTATATCATTCATGGTTCGAAGGATCAGGTCATGCCGGTCGCTCTTTCAAGAGATGTCAGCAACTACCTGAAAAAAGAGAAGATTTCTTATATCTATCGGGAGCATGACCGGGAGCATCCGGTTGCCGGAGGGCACTTCTTCCCGCGCGAAGAACTTCCTGCCCTCGTGACCTGGTTCCAGAAACAGCTTCGAAATCCCTATCCCAAACACGTTGTTTCTGTTCGGGATCGTGTTCATCTGGAACCCTTCTACTGGACAGAGATCGATGAGACGATTGGAAAGGTTGCCGATGTTCAAGAGTCGATCTTAACGAACGCAGAGGTGGAACTGGTCCGGAAAGGGTTATTCTCGACCCTGACCGCCCATGTGGAAAACAATCGTGTTGAGGTACAAAGCAATCGCGTGCACCGCTATACCCTTTTTTTTAACAGACACCTCATTGATTTCTCAAAACCGGTCGTTGTGATCAGCAATGGGAAGAAGCGTTTTGAGGGGATGCTCTCAGAGGATATCCATTTTTTGCTGAATGAGGCAAAACGCCGTAAAGACCGCGGGGCCTACTATACCGCCGGGCTCACGATTGACTTGTCTGAAACGGAGTCGTCCCCTTAGGGTCTGTCCCAAAATAACATGCGTGATTGGCCGGAGACAATTTTTGAGCGAGACAAGGAGCGAAGAGAGACCGTGTTTTCAGGAATCATAGAAGAAATGGGGTCAGTCCATCAGCTTACCCGAAGCGGTCAGGCGATCCGAATGATCATTAGCGCGGCGAAAGTGACGGAAGGACTCTCGGAAGGAGAGAGCATTGCCGTGAACGGGGCTTGCCTGACGGCACTTGATATTCAGCCGGACCATTTTGCAGTCGATATTTCTCCGGAAACCGCTCGTGTCACCAATCTGGGAGCCTTGAAGGCCGGAGAGGCCGTCAACCTGGAACGGGCAATGAGATTAAGCGATCGCTTGAACGGTCATCTGGTTTCCGGCCATATCGATGGGATCGGTCTTATTTGTGCGAAAAGAGATGAGGAAAATGCAGTGATCCTGTCGGTTGAAGCCCCCGCTGAAATTCTAAGGCATACAATCCAGAAAGGGTCGATTACCATTGATGGCGTCAGCATGACGGTCAATGGTTTGACCGAGCGCACATTGACGGTTTCAATGATTCCTCATACGGCAAGAGTCACGACCCTGGGAAAAAAGGGCGTGGGCACCTCTGTGAACCTGGAGAGCGATCTCATCGGAAAGTATGTCGAAAAACTGTTAGGGACTCCTTAGTCCCGGTTGGCCCATTTTCTCATCAGGCGTAACGGAGGAGGATGGCGGTAATGTTGTCTTCCCCTCCATTTTTTTTTGCGCGTTCAACGAGTGCCATCCCTCCCTTTTTCAGGTCATCTGCAGCTTCCGTTAAGATTGTATGGATATCCTGCGGCGTCAATTTATTGCTCAGCCCATCCGAGCAAAGGATAAAGAGGTCTCCGGGCTCAGGAACCCGCCGGAGGGTTTCGACCTTAACCTCCGCATTGGTTCCGAGGGCGCGGCTCAGGACATGTTTGAGCGGATGGGTTTCTGCTGCTTCAGGCGAGAGGAGGCCTTGTTGAACATAGTGATTTACAAGTGAATGGTCCTGTGTGAGCTGCTCAATCCGACCTTTGTTCTGGAGATAGACGCGACTGTCTCCGACAAAACCAATAATCAATTCAGTCGGGTCGGCCAGAAGTGCGACTATGGTTGTTCCCATTCCTTTACAAGAGCTATCCTGTGAGGCAGCCTTGTAAATGGACTGGTTCGCACTGGAGATGGCCTGGGACATGAGGGCTTCTCTTGAGGGCTTGGTCGACGCGTCATTCATGTTGTGGGCACTTCCCTGCTGATTTGTGAAAAACGCTTTCATCTCAGCAGTGGCCATGTTACTTGCGATTTCACCGGCGGCGTGCCCTCCCATCCCGTCCGCGACGACATAGAGGTTGAATTCAGGGAATAAGCCAAGGCTGTCTTCGTTGGAGAGACGGACACATCCCACATCCGTAATCCCGGCTGAGGTTGTTTTCATGATGTTCAGAGATCCCCCTTAACGAAAGGTTGCCTTGACCAGATGGGCCTTAATTCCTAAAGGAGAAGGGCTGGCAGACTCCTAAGCAAAAGCATACATTTAATTCTATAAGATATCCGCTGTTTTGTCCATAATCTTGATTTATTTCACGAAACAGCGTATTTACCAAGCCCATAAAATGCAAAATAACGGTAACGATTTAGCATGTTTTGATTTGGCTTCGCGAGACCCATTCTTTCAGGGCAAGGCGTGAGGAGCATGGAGCCATAGCGTCTGTGGCACTGAGAGGATATTTTGCCAACGAAACGCTACCGAACGCAGCAATCAGAGGGAAAGGATGGGAGTGCATAATCGTTACATGAAAGTGAGGGGTATGTCTCGAAAAGTTTCCATGAAGTGGGGGGTCTTTCTGGTCCTCTTTTTCCTGTTTTCGGCTTGCACCCCGAAGGATGATCCGCCTTTGCCGGCGGAGGAAGTGGAGGAGCACTTTTCTCCGGAATCTCTGGTGCGCTTCGGCAAAAATATCATTTTCGGAACAGATCAGCCGGTCTTGAATTCATCTGGGAGGCTTCCGGTCGGGAAGGGACAGTGCGCCTTCTGTCATCTGTTTGTCGCAAACCAGAAAACGGACCGATGCCCCGATTTAAGAAATGTAGAAGCGAGATCTCATCAACGACCGAAAGAGGATCGGTATCGGTCCTTCGTCCGGGAATATGCCGATTCTGGAGAGCCAAAGACCGGGATAAGGCCTCATGCCGTGTCTGGAGGAGAGTATCTTATCGAATCACTCTACTGTCCAAGCTGCTATATGCCGGAGGGTCTGGGTGAAAAAGGGGCCGTCGGTATGAAAAGTCCCATGCCGATTATTACCAACCCGCCTATGGCATTAAGCGATTATGAGATTGTTTCTGTTGTGGCCTACCTTCAGGAAAAGGACACCCCGGGAGATTATACTCAAGTGACGGCAAAGCAGGATTGGGAGCACTACTTCGGAAAGGCGCTCCCTCCACCGGAGGAAGAACCCGCCGGTTTTCCCGGGAATGAGGAGGCGCTTAAAAGGACCGCACTGGTGATGGACACGCCAGATGTGATGATCGAAAAAATGGGTTGTTTTGTCTGTCATAAGATTCCGAGCGTCTCGATTGCCAGAATAGGTGTGATTGGGCCCTTGCTGATATTAAAAACCACTGCCCAAAAACGGATCGCGTCTCCAGAATATCAGGAGGCGGTACGCGCCGGGAAGGCGAA
This window contains:
- a CDS encoding riboflavin synthase — protein: MFSGIIEEMGSVHQLTRSGQAIRMIISAAKVTEGLSEGESIAVNGACLTALDIQPDHFAVDISPETARVTNLGALKAGEAVNLERAMRLSDRLNGHLVSGHIDGIGLICAKRDEENAVILSVEAPAEILRHTIQKGSITIDGVSMTVNGLTERTLTVSMIPHTARVTTLGKKGVGTSVNLESDLIGKYVEKLLGTP
- a CDS encoding ATP-grasp domain-containing protein — encoded protein: MPFRKVMDRLLLLIPSRSYRAADFLKAAAEIGVEIITACDKRQTLEGIVPGRMLTLDFPDLERSLEKAVLFSKKYPFQAVVSADEDATVLASMISGALSLPHNPIAATAMAKDKEALRKCLLSHNVPTPSFQIYSIETDPEELAPEIDFPLVLKPTFLSASRGVIRADNRKELIQAFLFLKKFLKDPQVKKQGGAAAEKILIEEYIPGVEVALEGLLRNKQLSCLALFDKPDPLTGPFFEETIYITPSRLPPEIQEEIIACTQKGCKALGLSEGPIHAEIRVNDKGPAIIEIAARSIGGLCSRTLRFGTGLSLEEIILRQALLMPIQSLKRREVATGVMMIPVPKAGVLKEVYGLEAAKKVQGIEEITITLLLGQNVIPLPEGRSYLGFIFALGETPNQVEAALREAHQKLQFDIMSPSQALP
- a CDS encoding Stp1/IreP family PP2C-type Ser/Thr phosphatase, coding for MKTTSAGITDVGCVRLSNEDSLGLFPEFNLYVVADGMGGHAAGEIASNMATAEMKAFFTNQQGSAHNMNDASTKPSREALMSQAISSANQSIYKAASQDSSCKGMGTTIVALLADPTELIIGFVGDSRVYLQNKGRIEQLTQDHSLVNHYVQQGLLSPEAAETHPLKHVLSRALGTNAEVKVETLRRVPEPGDLFILCSDGLSNKLTPQDIHTILTEAADDLKKGGMALVERAKKNGGEDNITAILLRYA
- the ribD gene encoding bifunctional diaminohydroxyphosphoribosylaminopyrimidine deaminase/5-amino-6-(5-phosphoribosylamino)uracil reductase RibD, coding for MLQRQDLVYIKQALGLARRGYGKASPNPMVGAVLVLKGVVVGKGVHAGPGKPHAEVLALAQAGRHSLGATLYTNLEPCCHTQKRTPPCTKAIIQSGVRRVVASMSDPNPLVLGKGFLTLRESGIEVSEGLMRLEAERLNAAFIKYMTTQKPLVILKAAMTLDGRIATGKGESRWITGEAARKEVHRLRAGVDAVMIGVGTLLADDPMLTVHAQRARNPLRVVIDPSLKTPLKSRVLTSLKEAETLLLTTSAAPVKKVDKLRAMGVGILSLPLKKGEIPFKLILKALGKRGITSVLVEGGGRVNGIALRSGEVDRLVFYVAPKLLCGGDAGAVVSGRSIPRLSDAIELDHFKIGRVGEDLRIEADIKKGLRPQEQGPGGKS
- a CDS encoding DUF3386 family protein, whose protein sequence is MELYERTKTETDVQDDPAAKALLRQAFEKTSRWGDDFPGFSADLIVNDNGTEYKGKVKIKSPKEVEVSLEVPSDKEDLEKWAKNQIGMMAVHRASRSFEESDGRYTLTFAEEDTHPLGRQIIIHGDGMNSRYRIKNDRIQQIQRKMKHVQFTINIQEAMETKDGKSLTTQYAVYYFSGDGKLTDTECFTDRPFELGGAYLPGTRRIISCDEGEVVVRFLEFKNHQLL
- a CDS encoding iron-sulfur cluster assembly accessory protein gives rise to the protein MIQVTDIARKRIDTLVKDQATQFQKKIKGVRLTTKGILPNVEYALSFVEEGKEEAGDVSVDAAGIQIYMESKNASFLEDVKVDFINNLDKTGFKVDNPKVVMPETTLPDTPANLTSPEAKAVQKVLDEEINPAIASHGGMISLVDVKENIAYIQLGGGCQGCGMADVTLKQGVVVAIKKAIPEIQEVLDVTDHAGGENPYFTPGK